A portion of the Bacillus thuringiensis genome contains these proteins:
- a CDS encoding twin-arginine translocase TatA/TatE family subunit: protein MFSNIGFPGLILILVAVLILFGPKKLPEIGKALGETLKEFKKSTKELTDDAFQEKEKKEKL, encoded by the coding sequence ATGTTTTCAAATATTGGCTTTCCAGGGTTAATTTTAATTTTAGTAGCAGTACTCATTTTATTTGGACCTAAAAAATTGCCGGAAATCGGGAAGGCTTTAGGGGAAACGTTAAAAGAGTTTAAAAAATCAACGAAAGAATTGACAGATGACGCATTTCAAGAAAAGGAAAAGAAAGAAAAACTGTAA
- the tatC gene encoding twin-arginine translocase subunit TatC has translation MEDREMSVVEHIVELRKRVIYTVLSFVLFLIIGFTFTKDIYFWLVKDLPMKLTVLGPSDVLWIFFSIATVFAIVCTIPFAAIQIWLFVKPGLHPNEQKMTIMYIPVLSILFIAGLCFGYFIVMPFLFHFLTTIGNEMFNTMFTTEKYFHFVLNLTVPFAVIFELPVVVMFLTSIGILTAEFLIKIRRYAYVALIIIASCISPPDFLSHSLVAVPLICIYEVSIALSKVVSKRKKKREEMQSKSASL, from the coding sequence ATGGAAGATCGGGAAATGAGCGTAGTAGAACATATTGTTGAGCTTCGAAAAAGAGTAATATATACGGTGTTATCCTTTGTACTATTTTTAATTATTGGATTTACTTTTACAAAGGATATTTATTTTTGGCTTGTAAAAGATTTACCAATGAAATTAACTGTTCTCGGTCCAAGTGATGTATTGTGGATTTTTTTCTCGATTGCTACAGTATTTGCTATCGTTTGTACAATTCCTTTTGCTGCTATACAAATTTGGTTATTTGTAAAACCGGGTTTACATCCAAATGAACAAAAGATGACAATAATGTATATACCGGTATTGTCTATATTATTTATCGCAGGTTTATGTTTTGGATACTTTATTGTAATGCCGTTTCTATTTCACTTTTTAACTACAATAGGTAATGAAATGTTTAATACGATGTTTACGACAGAAAAGTATTTTCATTTTGTACTTAATTTAACAGTTCCATTTGCTGTGATTTTTGAATTGCCAGTCGTTGTAATGTTTTTAACTAGTATTGGAATACTTACGGCGGAATTTTTAATAAAAATAAGAAGATATGCATACGTAGCATTGATTATCATTGCATCTTGCATATCACCGCCTGACTTTTTATCTCATAGTTTAGTTGCGGTGCCGCTTATTTGTATTTATGAAGTAAGTATTGCTTTATCAAAGGTTGTTAGTAAGAGAAAAAAGAAAAGAGAAGAAATGCAGTCGAAAAGTGCCTCGTTATAA
- a CDS encoding DUF2535 family protein, producing the protein MITKSFYFTHSTGDCIKIFEIPVLQAQHPLSFLIQSRLQLFIAKIQKQKHPRFSYSFREYLQNCLKWNDYLNVYKTNTLEKNA; encoded by the coding sequence GTGATTACGAAAAGTTTTTATTTCACTCATTCAACAGGGGATTGTATTAAAATATTCGAAATCCCTGTCCTACAGGCACAGCATCCATTATCGTTTCTAATTCAGTCTCGTCTTCAATTATTTATTGCAAAAATTCAAAAACAAAAACATCCAAGATTTTCATATTCTTTCCGTGAATATTTACAAAATTGTTTGAAGTGGAACGATTATTTAAATGTATATAAAACAAATACTCTTGAAAAAAATGCATGA
- a CDS encoding DegV family protein — MQKIKIVTDSTADLSQEVIEKYDIHVLPLSISVNGQTYLDRVDLQPDEFIEEMLKSEELPKTSQPAMGTFVEMYDKLGEDGSEVLSIHMTSGMSGTVATANSAASMTDTKVTVVDSQFITHALAYQVIEAAKMANEGRSLEEILKRVDEVRKNTRLYVVVDTLENLVKGGRIGKGKAFVGSLLNIKPIASLEDGVYNPVTKVRSQGQIVKTLAKLFEQDTAGKVVKAVAIPHAKAIPLAESMKAAVEKVSGFAQSEIFYTTPIISTHTGPGAIGFMYLAE, encoded by the coding sequence ATGCAAAAAATTAAAATTGTAACAGATTCAACAGCAGATTTATCACAAGAGGTAATCGAGAAGTATGACATTCATGTTCTACCATTATCAATCTCTGTAAATGGACAAACATATTTAGATCGCGTTGATCTACAACCAGATGAATTTATTGAAGAAATGCTTAAATCAGAGGAACTACCAAAAACATCACAACCAGCAATGGGTACATTTGTAGAAATGTATGACAAGTTAGGCGAAGATGGAAGTGAAGTACTTTCCATTCATATGACAAGTGGAATGAGTGGTACTGTAGCAACTGCAAATAGTGCTGCATCAATGACCGATACAAAAGTAACAGTTGTTGATTCTCAATTTATTACACATGCTTTAGCATATCAAGTAATTGAAGCTGCAAAAATGGCAAATGAAGGACGCTCACTAGAAGAAATTTTAAAACGTGTAGATGAAGTAAGAAAGAATACTCGTTTATATGTAGTAGTAGATACATTAGAAAACTTAGTGAAGGGTGGACGTATCGGTAAAGGAAAAGCGTTTGTCGGTTCGCTACTTAATATAAAGCCAATTGCTAGTCTTGAAGACGGTGTTTATAATCCTGTAACGAAAGTTCGTAGCCAAGGCCAAATTGTAAAAACATTAGCTAAGTTATTTGAGCAAGATACAGCTGGAAAAGTTGTAAAGGCTGTTGCAATTCCGCATGCGAAAGCAATTCCTTTAGCTGAAAGTATGAAAGCAGCGGTTGAAAAAGTGAGTGGGTTTGCTCAATCAGAAATTTTCTATACAACGCCTATAATTAGTACTCATACAGGTCCGGGTGCAATCGGGTTTATGTATTTAGCAGAGTAA
- a CDS encoding MBL fold metallo-hydrolase encodes MAKRYENMDNVSTKKSIRSFLRWRKERKQNKKDFSFLVEQSPVKQSAFLQSNVEKTTITWIGHSTFLIQTNGLNILTDPVWANKLKLVPRLTEPGLSIEALPKIDIFLISHGHYDHLDFSTLRQLNDDVLYLVPIGLKQLFTRKKFKHVEEYKWWESTKINEVSFHFVPAQHWTRRFLFDMNTSHWGGWIIDNETTMETIYFCGDSGYFQGFKEIGERFLIDIALMPIGAYEPEWFMKVSHVSPEEAVQAYLDLNATHFIPMHYGAFALADETPREAITRLRNNWNLRMLPWEQLHVLFLGQTFIYSNATKDKQVNEKIEILHV; translated from the coding sequence ATGGCAAAGCGCTATGAAAATATGGATAATGTTAGTACAAAAAAATCAATTCGCTCTTTTTTACGCTGGCGTAAAGAGCGAAAGCAAAACAAAAAAGATTTTTCTTTCTTAGTAGAACAATCACCCGTTAAACAAAGTGCATTTTTGCAAAGTAATGTTGAAAAAACGACTATCACATGGATTGGGCATTCTACTTTTCTAATCCAAACGAATGGACTTAATATATTAACAGATCCAGTATGGGCCAATAAATTAAAGCTAGTTCCAAGACTTACAGAACCTGGACTCTCTATAGAAGCACTACCTAAAATTGATATTTTCCTTATTTCACATGGTCATTATGATCATTTAGATTTTTCAACTCTTCGTCAGTTGAATGATGATGTTCTATATCTTGTACCTATTGGATTAAAACAATTATTTACTCGTAAGAAATTTAAACATGTAGAAGAGTATAAATGGTGGGAAAGTACGAAAATTAACGAAGTTTCTTTTCACTTCGTACCTGCTCAGCACTGGACGAGAAGATTCTTATTTGATATGAATACGTCTCACTGGGGCGGATGGATTATTGATAATGAAACGACTATGGAAACCATATATTTTTGTGGTGACAGTGGCTATTTCCAAGGTTTCAAAGAAATTGGTGAACGCTTTTTAATTGATATTGCTCTTATGCCCATTGGCGCTTATGAACCAGAATGGTTTATGAAAGTATCTCATGTTTCACCTGAAGAGGCTGTGCAAGCTTATTTAGATTTAAACGCTACGCATTTTATACCGATGCATTACGGAGCTTTTGCACTCGCCGATGAAACACCTCGTGAAGCAATAACTAGACTTCGAAATAATTGGAATTTGCGCATGTTACCATGGGAACAATTGCATGTACTCTTTTTAGGCCAAACTTTTATTTATAGTAACGCAACAAAAGATAAGCAAGTAAATGAAAAAATTGAAATTTTACATGTGTAA
- a CDS encoding SCO family protein codes for MKRYQKIIGLMVVFCLFVLAGCSESGSKLRKPLNWDLETFQFTNQDGKQFGTKDLKGKVWVADFMFTNCQTVCPPMTANMAKLQKMAKEEKIDVQFVSFSVDPDLDKPENLKAFIQKFTEDTSNWNLLTGYSLEDITKFSKDNFQSLVDKPENGQVMHGTSFYLIDQNGKVMKKYSGISNTPYEDIIRDMKRLVD; via the coding sequence ATGAAGCGTTATCAAAAAATAATTGGTCTTATGGTTGTATTTTGTCTCTTTGTACTTGCTGGATGTAGTGAATCAGGTTCAAAGCTTCGTAAACCATTAAATTGGGATTTAGAAACTTTCCAATTTACAAATCAAGATGGAAAGCAATTTGGTACAAAAGATTTAAAAGGGAAAGTTTGGGTTGCAGATTTTATGTTCACAAATTGTCAAACAGTTTGTCCACCAATGACTGCAAATATGGCCAAGCTGCAAAAGATGGCAAAAGAAGAGAAGATAGACGTTCAGTTTGTTTCATTTAGTGTAGATCCAGACCTTGATAAACCAGAAAATCTGAAAGCTTTTATTCAAAAGTTTACAGAGGATACTAGTAACTGGAATTTATTAACGGGATATTCGTTAGAAGATATTACAAAGTTTTCAAAAGATAATTTCCAATCACTTGTGGATAAGCCGGAGAACGGTCAGGTCATGCATGGTACATCATTTTATTTAATTGATCAAAACGGAAAAGTAATGAAAAAGTATAGTGGCATTAGTAATACGCCATACGAAGACATTATACGTGATATGAAGCGATTAGTGGATTAA
- a CDS encoding Hsp20/alpha crystallin family protein: protein MSEEKKDSSRPPVRNYLKQIDDFFEQTPLRNVIADLNHFFQKGNRLLTFPVDLYEVGEELVVTAELPGIQKEQIQIEIQSEYLKVSVKEEILEEEEEEQTSHNYYRRERSISEASRLIKLPYSINKKAAKASYQNGVLEIRAPKLPQQHDILSID from the coding sequence ATGAGTGAAGAAAAAAAAGATTCTTCTCGCCCACCGGTTCGTAATTACTTAAAGCAAATTGATGATTTCTTCGAGCAAACACCTCTTCGCAATGTAATCGCTGATTTAAATCATTTTTTCCAAAAAGGAAACCGTTTATTAACATTCCCTGTAGATTTATATGAAGTTGGTGAAGAACTCGTTGTTACAGCTGAACTACCAGGTATACAAAAAGAACAAATCCAAATTGAAATACAAAGTGAATACTTAAAAGTCTCTGTAAAAGAAGAGATACTCGAAGAGGAAGAAGAAGAACAAACATCCCATAACTATTATCGCCGAGAACGTTCCATTTCAGAAGCATCAAGATTGATTAAGTTGCCGTATTCAATTAATAAAAAAGCAGCGAAAGCTTCTTATCAAAACGGCGTATTAGAAATTCGGGCGCCGAAACTTCCCCAGCAACATGACATTTTATCCATAGACTAA
- the asnB gene encoding asparagine synthase (glutamine-hydrolyzing), which translates to MCGFVGCLCENPREFSETEKHQFENMNTMIFHRGPDDEGYFRDEHVQFGFRRLSIIDLEAGHQPLTYENDRYVIIFNGEIYNYVELREMLLEKGATFATQSDTEVIIALYAHMKEKCVDYLRGMFAFMIWDREEKKLFGARDHFGIKPLYVAHQGDTTFFASEKKSIMHVMEDKGVNPTSLQHYFTYQYGPEPETLTIDVNKIEPGHYFVKEIGKEMEIHRYWKPYFNASSATKEEHIQAIRDVLYDSVKVHMRSDVPVGSFLSGGIDSSIIASIAREMNPNLLTFSIGFEQRGFSEVDVAKETAEKLGVKNHNVFISAKEFMDEFPKIIWHMDDPLADPAAVPLYFVAKEARKHVTVVLSGEGADELFGGYNIYREPNSLKMFSYIPSPGKSVLKALSGALKEGFKGKSFLERGCTPIEERYYGNAKIFREEEKVELMKYYNESVNYMDITKPLYNEIKDYDDVSKMQYIDMFTWLRGDILLKADKMTMANSLELRVPFLDKEVFDVASKIPTEFKIANGTTKAILREAARGIVPDHVLDRKKLGFPVPIRHWLKDEMHDWAINIINESKTEHLIDKQYVLNLLEAHCADKGDYSRKIWTVLAFMVWHQIYVEHKYDTNKFHEETKRAYSLV; encoded by the coding sequence ATGTGTGGTTTTGTAGGATGTTTATGTGAAAACCCTAGAGAGTTTTCAGAAACAGAAAAACATCAATTTGAAAATATGAACACGATGATTTTCCACCGCGGTCCAGATGACGAAGGATATTTTCGTGATGAACATGTACAATTTGGCTTCCGCCGTTTAAGCATCATTGACTTAGAGGCAGGACATCAGCCGCTAACTTATGAAAATGATCGATATGTAATTATTTTTAATGGTGAAATTTACAACTATGTAGAATTACGTGAAATGTTACTTGAAAAAGGTGCAACGTTTGCAACACAATCTGATACAGAAGTTATCATTGCATTGTATGCACATATGAAAGAAAAATGTGTAGACTATCTTCGTGGTATGTTTGCATTTATGATTTGGGATCGTGAAGAGAAGAAACTTTTCGGTGCACGTGATCACTTCGGTATTAAACCTTTATACGTCGCACATCAAGGTGATACTACATTCTTCGCATCTGAGAAGAAAAGTATTATGCATGTGATGGAAGATAAAGGAGTTAATCCAACGTCACTACAACATTACTTTACGTACCAATATGGTCCAGAGCCAGAAACATTAACAATTGATGTTAATAAAATTGAGCCTGGTCATTATTTCGTAAAAGAAATCGGTAAAGAGATGGAAATCCATCGCTACTGGAAACCTTATTTCAACGCTTCAAGCGCAACGAAAGAGGAGCATATCCAAGCAATTCGTGATGTGTTATACGATTCAGTAAAAGTGCATATGCGCAGTGATGTACCAGTAGGTTCATTCTTATCTGGTGGTATCGATTCATCTATTATCGCTTCTATCGCAAGAGAAATGAATCCAAATCTTTTAACATTCTCTATTGGTTTTGAGCAACGTGGTTTCAGTGAAGTTGATGTTGCCAAAGAAACTGCTGAGAAATTAGGCGTTAAAAACCATAACGTATTCATTTCAGCGAAAGAGTTTATGGATGAGTTCCCAAAAATCATTTGGCATATGGATGATCCTTTAGCAGATCCAGCAGCTGTACCATTGTACTTCGTTGCAAAAGAAGCACGTAAGCATGTAACAGTTGTTCTTTCAGGTGAAGGTGCAGACGAGCTATTTGGTGGTTATAACATTTATCGTGAGCCAAACTCACTAAAAATGTTCTCTTACATTCCTAGCCCAGGTAAGAGTGTTCTAAAAGCATTAAGTGGTGCTCTTAAAGAAGGATTTAAAGGTAAGAGCTTCCTAGAGCGTGGATGTACGCCAATTGAAGAGCGTTACTATGGAAACGCGAAAATCTTCCGTGAAGAAGAGAAAGTTGAATTAATGAAGTATTACAATGAAAGTGTTAACTATATGGATATCACGAAACCATTGTATAACGAGATTAAAGATTATGATGATGTAAGCAAAATGCAGTACATTGACATGTTCACATGGTTACGCGGTGACATTTTATTAAAAGCTGATAAAATGACAATGGCAAACTCATTAGAACTTCGTGTACCGTTCTTAGATAAAGAAGTATTCGATGTTGCATCTAAAATTCCAACTGAATTTAAGATTGCTAACGGAACTACGAAAGCTATTTTACGTGAAGCCGCACGCGGAATCGTTCCAGATCACGTATTAGATCGTAAAAAACTTGGATTCCCAGTACCAATTCGTCACTGGTTAAAAGATGAAATGCATGATTGGGCTATCAATATTATAAACGAGAGTAAAACAGAGCATTTAATCGACAAACAGTATGTATTAAACTTACTGGAAGCACATTGTGCAGATAAAGGCGATTATAGCCGTAAAATTTGGACTGTACTTGCGTTTATGGTATGGCACCAAATTTATGTTGAGCATAAATACGATACGAATAAGTTCCATGAAGAAACAAAACGTGCGTATAGCTTAGTTTAA
- a CDS encoding GNAT family N-acetyltransferase, with the protein MITFEKVSVENESVVKEMFKSHSLGEKKVQYCVKVDDTYIGVIDYSVQEERAVLSQLIIHFDYQGYGYGTNTYFTFEEMMKQRNVKEIKVLQEGLTEKAKSFIESFGFTSEDEAYVKKI; encoded by the coding sequence ATGATTACGTTTGAGAAAGTTTCTGTAGAAAATGAAAGCGTTGTTAAAGAAATGTTTAAATCGCATAGTTTAGGTGAGAAAAAGGTACAGTACTGTGTGAAAGTTGATGATACATATATTGGTGTAATAGATTATAGTGTTCAAGAGGAACGAGCTGTTTTATCACAGCTAATTATTCATTTTGATTACCAAGGTTACGGTTATGGTACAAATACGTATTTTACATTTGAAGAAATGATGAAACAAAGAAATGTGAAAGAAATAAAAGTGCTACAAGAGGGATTAACAGAAAAGGCGAAGTCTTTCATAGAGAGTTTTGGCTTTACTTCAGAAGATGAAGCGTATGTGAAGAAAATATAA
- a CDS encoding N-acetylmuramoyl-L-alanine amidase: MKLVIDAGHGGYDSGAVGNGLVEKNLTLQIARRVRDILTVNYPITIKMTRDSDVFISLSERANIANAFGADYFISFHINSGGGTGFESYIYNALSNSSTAYAKQQKMHTAVNPVLTKYGLRDRGAKKENYAVLRETAMDAILTETAFIDTTFDANLLKNPQFIEDLSQAYANGIAAIFGVAPNPQPPNPQPTPQTKGIAYILGKNVNLRNGPSTSSSVIRQLNSPESYVVYQESNGWLDLGNGQWVYNDPSYINFVKTSNSDGSPIGVAYIQGMNVNLRSGPSTTSAVIRQLNPPESYLVYINENSWLNLGGNQWVYNDPSYIKYTQY; this comes from the coding sequence ATGAAACTTGTTATAGACGCAGGGCACGGTGGATATGATTCTGGTGCTGTTGGTAATGGCTTAGTAGAAAAAAACTTAACACTTCAAATTGCTAGACGCGTTCGAGACATTTTAACGGTAAATTACCCAATTACAATTAAAATGACACGTGATAGTGACGTGTTTATTTCTTTATCGGAACGTGCTAATATTGCTAATGCTTTTGGTGCGGATTATTTTATTTCATTTCATATTAATAGCGGCGGGGGTACAGGTTTTGAAAGCTATATTTATAATGCGTTATCCAACAGCAGCACTGCATATGCAAAGCAACAAAAGATGCATACAGCAGTAAATCCTGTATTAACAAAATACGGTCTTCGTGATCGAGGAGCAAAAAAAGAAAATTATGCGGTATTAAGAGAAACCGCAATGGATGCAATTTTAACAGAGACTGCCTTTATTGATACAACGTTTGATGCAAATTTATTAAAAAATCCACAATTTATTGAAGATCTAAGTCAAGCGTATGCAAATGGAATAGCAGCTATTTTTGGAGTAGCTCCAAATCCACAACCACCTAACCCACAACCGACACCTCAAACGAAGGGAATCGCTTATATCCTTGGGAAAAATGTAAATTTAAGAAATGGTCCATCAACTTCTTCCTCAGTTATTCGTCAATTAAATTCTCCAGAATCTTACGTTGTATATCAGGAAAGTAACGGATGGTTAGATTTGGGGAATGGACAATGGGTGTATAATGATCCTTCTTACATTAATTTTGTAAAGACAAGCAATAGTGATGGAAGTCCGATTGGGGTTGCATATATACAAGGGATGAATGTAAATTTAAGAAGTGGTCCATCAACTACATCTGCAGTTATCCGTCAATTAAATCCTCCAGAATCTTATTTAGTATATATAAATGAAAATAGTTGGTTAAACCTTGGTGGAAATCAGTGGGTATATAATGATCCATCTTATATTAAATATACTCAATATTAG
- a CDS encoding ABC transporter substrate-binding protein, translated as MIHTKKLIMFCIMILMVVIAGCSKEEKKENDISVKAKDSYTVKHVMGETTVNGTPKKVVVLTNEGAEALLAVGVTPVGTTKPRAGDEWYPHVAKELKNTEVVGTERDINLEAVMKLKPDLIIGNKMRHEKIYDQLKEIAPTVYAETLRGDWKENFTLYTKAVNKEKEGQKALDDYKKRIEGMKEKLGDKLNSKVSIIRFVPGDVRIYQKNSFSGIVLNDIGFKRPPLQDKDDFAIKGITKEQIPNMDGDYLFYFTSDKDADKNNEGNSLAKEWTEDPLFKQLQASKNNKVFQVDEVIWNTAGGIKAANLMLDDIEKYFLK; from the coding sequence ATGATACATACTAAAAAACTAATTATGTTCTGCATTATGATACTCATGGTTGTAATTGCAGGATGTAGTAAAGAAGAGAAAAAAGAAAATGATATATCAGTGAAAGCAAAAGATTCATATACAGTAAAGCATGTAATGGGCGAAACGACAGTAAATGGTACACCTAAAAAAGTTGTTGTTTTAACAAATGAAGGTGCAGAGGCTCTCCTAGCTGTGGGTGTAACGCCAGTGGGGACTACGAAACCACGTGCTGGTGATGAATGGTATCCTCATGTAGCGAAAGAGTTGAAAAATACGGAAGTTGTAGGAACTGAACGTGATATTAATTTAGAAGCAGTAATGAAGCTTAAGCCAGATTTAATTATCGGAAATAAAATGCGTCACGAAAAAATATATGATCAGCTAAAAGAAATCGCACCAACTGTTTATGCAGAAACATTACGCGGTGATTGGAAAGAAAACTTTACGCTTTATACAAAAGCTGTAAATAAAGAAAAAGAAGGGCAAAAAGCTCTTGATGATTATAAAAAACGTATTGAAGGAATGAAAGAGAAGTTAGGCGATAAATTGAATTCTAAAGTTTCTATTATTCGTTTCGTGCCAGGTGATGTTCGTATTTATCAAAAAAACTCATTCTCGGGAATTGTTTTAAATGATATTGGATTTAAACGACCACCATTACAAGATAAAGATGATTTTGCGATAAAAGGAATTACAAAAGAGCAAATTCCAAATATGGACGGAGACTACTTATTCTATTTCACGTCTGATAAAGATGCAGATAAGAATAATGAAGGAAATTCGTTAGCAAAGGAATGGACAGAAGATCCACTCTTTAAGCAACTTCAGGCTTCTAAAAATAATAAAGTATTCCAAGTAGATGAGGTAATCTGGAATACAGCAGGCGGTATTAAAGCTGCGAACCTTATGTTAGATGACATTGAAAAATATTTCCTTAAATAA
- the dat gene encoding D-amino-acid transaminase translates to MKATHKDWILFNGRMINTKEEQPMVALEERGFQFGDGIYEVFRLYDGKPHLLDLHLERFFNSMAEIKLIPPFTKEELVEELHQMIEKNQFQEDGNVYLQISRGVQPRNHVYESDLQPTYFANLVSFPRPVASMESGIKVTVEEDIRWKFCHIKSLNLLPNIMIKNKINEQGYQEAILVRDGIVTEGCHSNFFIVKNNKLITHPADHLILHGITRHYVITLAKELHIEVEEREFSLQEVYEADECFFTATPLEIFPVVQIGDEQFGAGERGPITKKLQVAYEESIHLFKVTN, encoded by the coding sequence ATGAAAGCTACTCATAAAGATTGGATCTTGTTTAATGGAAGAATGATTAATACGAAGGAAGAACAGCCGATGGTCGCATTAGAAGAACGTGGTTTCCAATTTGGTGATGGTATTTATGAAGTATTTAGACTATACGATGGAAAGCCTCATTTATTAGATTTACATTTGGAACGATTCTTTAACTCTATGGCAGAAATAAAACTAATTCCACCATTTACGAAGGAAGAATTAGTGGAAGAGTTACATCAAATGATTGAAAAAAATCAATTTCAAGAAGATGGGAATGTATATTTACAAATATCAAGAGGTGTACAACCACGCAATCATGTATATGAATCAGATTTACAACCGACATATTTTGCAAATCTTGTTTCGTTCCCAAGACCAGTGGCTTCAATGGAGTCAGGGATTAAGGTAACAGTAGAAGAGGACATTAGGTGGAAGTTTTGCCATATAAAATCTTTAAATTTGCTTCCTAATATTATGATCAAAAATAAAATAAATGAACAAGGGTATCAAGAAGCAATATTAGTACGGGATGGTATTGTGACTGAAGGGTGTCATTCCAATTTCTTTATCGTGAAAAATAATAAGTTAATTACACATCCAGCGGATCATTTAATTTTACATGGTATTACACGTCACTACGTGATTACATTAGCGAAAGAGTTACATATCGAAGTAGAAGAACGAGAGTTTTCATTACAAGAAGTATATGAAGCTGATGAGTGCTTCTTTACAGCGACGCCACTTGAAATATTCCCAGTCGTTCAAATTGGTGATGAACAGTTTGGAGCTGGTGAAAGAGGACCAATTACGAAAAAATTACAAGTTGCATATGAAGAGAGTATTCATTTGTTTAAAGTGACAAATTAA
- a CDS encoding nitroreductase family protein, which translates to MNYEDFKEVIHGRRSVRKFTDQEVSINDIKEIIDCARYAPSDTNSQTWEFLVIMNREKIKEIEQMTWGALHKLATKAAENGEEKAGKLLTRSFGPYATAFSEAPVLIVCLATPYESKFREKIFDPIAFVPDSVWEEEGIKSSCLAAQNLMLAAHAKGLGTCPMTGPVLLAQDELRQYLQIEPEKQINMVISLGFPKDKPKKLPRKEVEEITTFVF; encoded by the coding sequence ATGAATTATGAAGATTTTAAAGAAGTAATTCACGGAAGACGAAGTGTTAGAAAGTTTACAGATCAAGAAGTATCTATTAATGATATAAAAGAAATAATTGATTGTGCTCGTTACGCACCGAGTGATACGAATTCACAAACGTGGGAATTCTTGGTTATTATGAATCGAGAGAAGATTAAAGAAATTGAACAAATGACATGGGGTGCATTACATAAACTTGCGACAAAAGCAGCAGAAAATGGAGAAGAGAAAGCAGGGAAATTACTTACACGTTCTTTCGGACCATATGCGACAGCTTTCTCTGAGGCACCAGTATTAATCGTATGTTTGGCAACACCATATGAATCAAAGTTTCGTGAAAAGATATTTGATCCAATTGCTTTTGTTCCAGATTCAGTTTGGGAAGAAGAAGGGATTAAGAGTAGCTGTTTAGCTGCACAAAACTTAATGTTAGCTGCACATGCAAAGGGACTTGGTACTTGTCCAATGACAGGGCCAGTATTGCTAGCTCAAGATGAACTGCGCCAATATTTACAAATTGAGCCTGAAAAACAAATAAATATGGTTATTTCACTCGGATTTCCGAAAGATAAGCCAAAAAAGCTTCCAAGAAAAGAAGTAGAAGAAATCACAACATTTGTTTTTTAA
- a CDS encoding cysteine hydrolase family protein codes for MKRALINIDYTYDFVAEKGALTCGKPGQEIEKEIVHITKQYIKNGDYVVFAIDKHEENDEYHPEAKLFPPHNIAGTNGRDLFGELQDVYETYKNAENVYYMDKTRYSAFAGTDLEMKLRERGIEEVHLVGVCTDICVLHTAVDAYNKGFKIVVYEKAVASFNAQGHEFALGHFKSCLHAEVK; via the coding sequence ATGAAACGAGCTCTTATTAATATTGATTATACATATGATTTTGTAGCGGAAAAAGGTGCTTTAACTTGCGGAAAACCAGGCCAAGAAATTGAGAAGGAAATTGTACATATAACGAAGCAATATATTAAAAATGGCGATTATGTAGTGTTTGCAATTGATAAACATGAAGAAAATGATGAATATCATCCCGAAGCGAAATTATTCCCTCCTCATAATATAGCAGGTACAAATGGTAGAGACTTATTCGGTGAATTACAAGATGTATACGAAACATATAAAAATGCTGAAAATGTATATTACATGGATAAAACACGATATAGTGCATTTGCAGGAACCGACTTAGAAATGAAGTTAAGAGAAAGAGGAATAGAAGAAGTTCATCTTGTAGGTGTTTGTACTGATATTTGTGTTCTTCACACAGCAGTAGACGCTTATAATAAAGGATTTAAAATTGTTGTTTATGAAAAGGCAGTTGCATCTTTTAATGCGCAAGGGCATGAATTTGCACTTGGACATTTTAAATCTTGTTTACATGCAGAAGTGAAATGA